Genomic window (Culex pipiens pallens isolate TS chromosome 3, TS_CPP_V2, whole genome shotgun sequence):
CACATTACATTACAGATTTtgactgttttggtctcattcgattcgtcttggggttccATAAGTCTCTATTCAAAacattaagtaacgtttttaaaattaatttagatttctttttcggtggttgatattgacttttcttatagagagttttttgctggaaatcatgctttagataagaaatgcttATTATTTGAGCTTTTTGGAAAAGTCTataaaaagtcgggaatttgaaaatgggatttgagtggtcaccctttGATTCGATTTTCCATAAGTTCCTTTGGAAaatcgaggctttggataatcaatTCGGGACTGtatctaagatttaaaattttcagtaattTCTTGGAGATGGAGCCACTCGTTGCCGTCGTTTGAGGGCTGCTTGCCAAGATGGTTTCCGATGTTGATATGATAGAAATCACAGCTTGTTTGTAAAATCTGAGTACAGCGCCAGGTTCAAGACATGATTCACTGATAAGGCTTCCCTGTCCCGCTAAAACGAATACCCCAAAATATTGCTCATATTTTATATCTTCCCCTCGCAGGACCCCTCGATCCAGGCCGTGCGAAACAACTCGGCGAACGCCCAACAGACGCTGGACGACTACGACCCGTTCTCGAGCGAATCGACCAATGCCCGAAGCAACCAGCCCCAGCAGCCGGCCACCCTGCAGCCCTCGTCCCAGACGGTTCCGGCTTACAGCCAGAGCGGGGCCCAGTACAGCAGCAATGCGTCCGTGCCGGGAGCGGGTCCCAGCCCGGCCGCGATGACACAGATCTCCACCGCCGAGCTGCAGGTAAGGACCACGGATCTTCCCTTTGCAATAAGCACATTAATTTGACTAAACTCACATGTTTCTTTGTCTCCGTGTTAACCGACTTGTTTCTTCCCGTGCTTGTGCTCGCCACCTGCGATTcacgtgcgtgtgtgtgcgcgcgcgcgCCCTTTTCGATGGGTGGAAATTGCTTCCACCCACGCGGTTTATCAAAACATTCCCACGACCGCCCACCTACACATTGTCGTCCTCGTCTTCATTGCACAGGAGTTACGGGTAGGCACCAACCCCTCTTGCTTCCACTCTCGAAGAGTGGGATGTTTCTTTGATGTTTTCAGTGTGTAGTTTTGAGTGGCTTTTAGCAGCCTTTTTCAGTTTGTAAAGTTgcgttatttttatattttattttgctgtaattttttaacTGGAGGATTTAAAAAAACCCAACACTGTCGAACTTCTGAAAAGTTAGTATTTGAACAGTACAGTTATTTTGGTTAAACCTAACTTAAACCTAGTAACAACCTTATTCAACGTTTTGTTACTTCCCGGACATGAATCATCACCATCGTAATGCTTTTACGTTAATAAAATCACCGTCGTTGACAGTATTCGTCGAAGGTCGCAACAGAGGCAGAATGAGCGCGTTCTCGCTTGGAGAAAGTTTGCCGCTCCTACCAATCGGTAGGAACAGCAGCAGGCCCATAAATTGGTTTGAACTAATTTGTCGCTGATAAGAAGAGGAAGGCTCACGTCACGGAACAGGCGACACTTTGTGTCGTTTGGTTCGTTCTTTGATTTTTCGATGGTGCATTGCATTTGCTGGAAATTTATCGGCAAGTTTGTGCTATTAGATTTATTAGGCCTTGTGAAAATTTCCGAtccaacacagcaaaaaatccgatggtaaaatcgcatgcaaaagcatgcacatcacctttgtcaaaaaagacacacgctgcatgtacaatttttgcaaacacaaaaaaaggttGCAACCGtcgggactcaaacccagcacctacagtaaggactggcgccttagcccgctcggccatcagaccgatgaaaaatggtaaggataaacgtatatatcagctttcggtcaagtaggtttcccatactgatgggctacatatttcagggtgtaatattacacagaatttcataaagtaatgcaaaatctattttacacccaggccttttacatgcagctggattactatttTATTTGCTGTGAAGCGGCAGATTATGCTTTATGCTATACGCACTTAGAtcttttttaccgaatttcatattttgttaAACTGTTGAACAATCAGTAAACTGAAATGCCGTGGTAAAGCGTATTATTGTCAATTCCGGTAAATTTTTGTCCATTTTACATGGTACCGATGGAAACTTAACTGTTTTTTCAGCAACAGAATTCGGTAATACTTAACGAAATTCGGTTACAGTAGAACCGAATTTCGGTGAATTTTCACTTATTGACAAATGGTTCACCTATTCAAACGCGCAACTATtgattttggtctaaaaatctTGGTGTGTACAGTGTTCAATACCAACATCGGTTTTGATTCAAAACCGAACTTCGGTAGTTCGGTAATCGGTAAAGTTaagatcggtaaaccatctgtcaaaatgaacaaaaaaaagttaccaaaaataagtttaaggTGAACAAATATAAATGTTGTtacaaaatttcgtttcaaTTTTACCAAAAGTTATAGTTTTcagctgggtgctgaaaagacagaatgcgtaatgtaattttcgaaagctccccactaatacaactgcactacagctgtaaacataaacaaagtagaaggctatgttcaagctcaagcgtgacatattttttgctgctgaagtgaattgttttgaaacattttggatctgttaatgttgatgttttcgatgaaaaattaagtgcttcgcacttttttcttcgtagacTTAACGATGGGCAgccaaaaatagtagtttatgcaacaagttgcaaaaagtggattttttcagcacgagtcgtacatttatccaacgaggttcaccgagttggataaatacgacgagtgctgaaaaaatcaagttttgcaacgagttccatacaacattttttgcaattccgaaaaacacccattcagtgaaattttaagtcaatttcCATGTATTTCGTCAATagatcgtttaaataaaaaaaatgttgaaaagtgttacatttcgaaacaagtgctgaaaagttcaacttttcagcacccatttcagagctgaaaagtagaacttttcagcatttattttgaaaagtgttgctattcgattctgttatgattggtacagaaaagtaggctgtttcgtcgttcaggAATGACAGAAAAGTAaagaagtttcacgacggaattgcaaaaatgccttttttgttttccacgtgatgaaaaattttgtcaaaagttGGTGGAATTTCaagaatcagaagagcaaccgaatgaaaattccgagattatgtatctttgatgtgtAGTGCTAATAGTACTACACATCTAATCTaatattatttggcaggtaccattcatagttattgataattcgtcgctaaaatttcaaaaagtgtcATAAACATGgggtttgcgttttttttttttctttaaaaaacgtcaaagttttaataaaaaaaagtctaatgaactgaaaattatttcaaattacattttcctgcgtttaaactCATATTTAGCATGATTGAGATCgaccaacaatatttttttggtgaaattccgttgtacagtactgcaaaaaggtttttttgacaaaaaaatattttgcgaatatttttgatacacccaaaaagcaaatactggaaatttggtttattggaccaatagaaaaaaaatactctagattTCACCTTCTTGAAATCTggagtctttttttttaaattaaatttcctataaacaaaatttttacattttgctttttgggtgtttttgaacagCCCTGACTCAATGcggttcaaaaacacccaaaaagcaaaaaatataatttttgcaggaccttttcaaaaataaaaacgttacttaatccactcttaggtggttgttgccttcctcacatttagagggtaatgctattcAAAATAGATACACAAGGGCGGACCTtacagtgttctatcaacttgattcattattcataccatcagattgggtagtcagatcttcataattcagggcacttatgtgcttataacttttgatagggttgtcagatctgcaatctactgaactcgttggaaaggtcttttgattacctatccatcgacaggtcgcatgatagatccggacaacgttttcatcgaaatatatgagatccggcctctaaaaagtgcataaataacacttaagtgcgcataacttttgatagggttgtcagatcttcaatcttttgaactcgttggaaaggtctttcgaatacctttcttaaaatgtataacatgacgaggtttcttacaaaaaccaccctttttacaatcttcggaattttgtttgaatcgttttttagcataacttttgaagtactttattaaacttcataattttcaaaagcgacttatgggaccccaagacggatcgaatgagaccaatacggtccaaatcggtttagccagtgccgagataatccagtgcaaattttttttggtcaacatcccaccacacacacagacatttgctcagaatgtgattctgagtcgataagtatacatgaaggtctAGGAagacaaattaagaatttcgtttttcgagtgattttatagcctttcctcagtaaggtgagggaggcaaaaaatgtagaaatgtaggtcttgattccaaaattttaaaaattggtatGTTTTTCGAGAGGATCAGAACATTTCACAAAactctatatcttgaaaacggtgcactttataaaaaaaaaactttgaagtactttaatattacatttaaaactgaagtaaaaaaactcgactatttttttttatttttccaaataaaaagacatttttttaaaataataacttgGGGGGCAAAATgtcaatggctcaaaagttgttgttttttttggctcaaaagttgtggttttatgtctcctaaaacatataaaaaataaaagtgtttagaaattgaatttctgtgaaaaacatgaattaaaaaatcggcaaatgtGTTTTCCCGTACcattaaaatccatttccggttttggtgaaGAATTGCTTCATATtactgaaaatttattaaatcaactgaaaagcAAAAAGATTATTTACAATCACTccagaaagtttcatgaagatatttcatgattaaagtaagttacagacgattaaggctgaaaattttgccatgctcaaagtgaactgtcaaactttgcgagcgttatttttgatttacgggtgccacgatatctcggagatgggatagaccaaattggctgaaattttgggtgaagactcgcaagacatatcccgtgtgcatctcgattttgaaattttgcattttttttaaatataaaaatcaaaaactttagtTTTTTCGGTAAATCGGTAATTTCCGAAGAAAAAACTTTCGTTTTtaattatgaaaaacataaaaatatttttaactttttctaaaataaactttttgaaaatcggccttcgtcatgcacacaggaccggtttaacgagtcttcaccaaaattttgagccgatttggtaaaggcagtgttaagatatcgtggcacccgtttttttaaaatgctaacttcatatagctgtatcttggcaatgatacaaccaaatgttttcaaatttattttgttatattaaaaaaaaatatattattatttcctgaaaacagatttaaaaaaaagtttgagtttGTGCTCAACCCAacttctgacatttttgccgatttacatgtatgtagccCCTTAACTGTTCCATataagtttccatacaattttgcgggctggtcaaacaaaatgggcatgtaaatgttcaaaaatctgtatcttgagaagagatgttctgattgatttgatgacttgggcaaagttgtagttggTTTTGACTAAGACTTATCTGAAAAAGTAGATACCTACTCGgataaaaatcatgattttttttatttgacttttattatttaacaaaaataaatcaagtacCATTAAAATTTATACATCTGGTACCAGATTTTGTACCACCCCTAAAacctaaaaaattgaaaattagaaaaaatacgtattttttgaattcttcttttgaaggtaaaaagccaaataaaaagagggagattttttttccgtgtaccttttttctgatAATCCTAAtccattgccgaagacaccaagtcgatcaGGAAATCTTTTCTCATTTCTCAAATGTTGAGTAGAGAAGTAGAATATTTTCTATCCATATTCGTCGATGTGCCTTTCAAGCTTATATATTACCAGAAGGGCCTTTTCGCCGGAAGACTGATCTTCTCAATGTACCGGCTAGTACAACTGTCTTATTTTTATGtaccatttaaagtgtgttGCCACCGAAATTCAATACTGCTTTAGGGTagactattttgatttttttctgcgatAGTGTGCCTTGCGAGTGGCATTGTTAAGAAAAAGACTTAGTAGATAAATTGTGCTTTCCTTTTTATTTAGCAGtcatgctgtttttttttcgtaatgatGTAACTTTGAATCTGTTGCTTGCTAAAGTTTTGATTTCCGCAATAAATATTGTGGTTTTTTGTGctttatttttctataattttttgttcaaacgtgTAATCAATTTTGTAGAAATACTTCTGATTTACAAATTTGTGTTTTAGTGTTGTTTCCTGTTCTAAGATTGTGATTTCTATTGGATTCATACTAATTCCTTCCCCTTCCTCTAGCGGCGCCAAGACGAGCTGGAGAAGAAAGCGCAGGAGCTGGAACGTCGCGAGGCGGAGCTGATGAACAGTGCCAACGCTAGCCGGCCGAACAACTGGCCCCCGCTGCCCTCGTTCTGTCCGGTGCAGCCCTGTTTCTACCACGACATCAACATCGACATCCCGACCGAGTTCCAGAAGATTGTGCAGAACCTGTACTACCTGTGGATGTTCTACGCGCTCGTCATGGTCGTCAACATCCTCGGCGGCCTGGTGATACTGTTCCACTCCGGGGACTTTCGCACCTTTGGGCTGGGCATGTTTTACGCGATCCTGTTCACGCCGGCCTCGTTCCTGTGCTGGTGAGATTCTGTGGTGTGCTTGATTTCTCTATGATCGACTCTGACAAAACTTCTCTTACTCGCAGGTACCGCCCGGCGTACAAGGCGTTCAAGAACGACTCGAGCTTCAACTTTATGATGTTCTTCTTCATTTTCTTCTTTCAAACGCTGGTGACGATCGTGCAGACGATCGGCTTTCCCGGCTCGGGCACGTGTGGCATTATTATGGCCATTACGCAGTTTGGCGGTGGTGGAATCGGCATCCTGGTGGGCATCTTTGTGCTCGCGATTGCGTTCGGGTACGGGGCGTGCGCCGCCGGGAACATTTTTATGCTGAGCAAGGTAAGGGGCGAAAAATAGCTAACAAACAgtcaagaattgaaaaaaagcagATACGTTTTTAGGCAAATGTTTGCTCGTAAATTTAAGCagcatttttttggtttgttttcccCTTCGTACAGATCCACGCCATCTACCGCAGCGGCACCGAGACGAACCGCATCACGATGGACAAGGCCCGCCAGGAGTTCCAGTCGGGCTTCTTCGGCAACCAGATCGTGCGGGACGCGGCGGCCGGCGCCGCACGGGCCACCGTCCAGTCGCAGTTCAACCAGAACAGGTACTGAAATTCGatcccaaaaacaaaaaaagaaggcAAAGTCGTCAAACTACAAATTCAACCAAGCAAACTATTCTCCCTTTTACCCTTTGCGAGAAAATTGCaccctatttttttgtttcgttgttGTTTCCTCTTCCActatcgagtttttttttctcaaagtttATCCGTTTATTTATACCGTATTTACACGATCACTCTAGACTCTTACTATCGTTGTTTAGTCAGTGCAACctctatttttcgttttctaACCTTGTTATAAAACACACTTGAAACAACTTCATTCGTTATTCTATTATTCTTCACAAATTTACCTTAGTTTTTTTGAGATTCGTTAGATTCTACTTTTTACTTTTGAGTCGCCGAAGAATTGTGTTTAGTTTAGTGAAAAGAAGTATCATTCAATCATTGAAAATGCGCTGTTTagtgagtaaaaaaaaacattcaaacaacaaattaatTTCAGACCTACCACATTGTAACGATTAAGCTATAGGGCAAGAGTAACTAAAAGggcaaatcattgaaaatgttTGCAAACACTTAACCACAACAACTAATTTCCACGTGGAAATAATCCGACGACTGGGACGAGGACGAGGACAATGACTAAAGTTAGACGTTAACGATACAAATTATGTTacgaaaacaaacaacaaaagataACAGAAAGAGACGAATTGTTAATCATTGCTAATTATATAAATGTGTGTATATCAAGCGAAGCAAAGAGAGAAGAAGAGAAGATTTTCGATCGtccttttttttcttagttGTTAGTCAAGAAACGAAGGGAGAgaaatttatattaaa
Coding sequences:
- the LOC120417128 gene encoding secretory carrier-associated membrane protein 2 isoform X3 is translated as MSGFDDNPFGEPIVDNPFADPSIQAVRNNSANAQQTLDDYDPFSSESTNARSNQPQQPATLQPSSQTVPAYSQSGAQYSSNASVPGAGPSPAAMTQISTAELQRRQDELEKKAQELERREAELMNSANASRPNNWPPLPSFCPVQPCFYHDINIDIPTEFQKIVQNLYYLWMFYALVMVVNILGGLVILFHSGDFRTFGLGMFYAILFTPASFLCWYRPAYKAFKNDSSFNFMMFFFIFFFQTLVTIVQTIGFPGSGTCGIIMAITQFGGGGIGILVGIFVLAIAFGYGACAAGNIFMLSKIHAIYRSGTETNRITMDKARQEFQSGFFGNQIVRDAAAGAARATVQSQFNQNRY
- the LOC120417128 gene encoding secretory carrier-associated membrane protein 2 isoform X1, translated to MSGFDDNPFGEPIVDNPFADPSIQAVRNNSANAQQTLDDYDPFSSESTNARSNQPQQPATLQPSSQTVPAYSQSGAQYSSNASVPGAGPSPAAMTQISTAELQRRQDELEKKAQELERREAELMNSANASRPNNWPPLPSFCPVQPCFYHDINIDIPTEFQKIVQNLYYLWMFYALVMVVNILGGLVILFHSGDFRTFGLGMFYAILFTPASFLCWYRPAYKAFKNDSSFNFMMFFFIFFFQTLVTIVQTIGFPGSGTCGIIMAITQFGGGGIGILVGIFVLAIAFGYGACAAGNIFMLSKIHAIYRSGTETNRITMDKARQEFQSGFFGNQIVRDAAAGAARATVQSQFNQNRKFQRLKMTMEELKCQPQQFCRMAELTTT
- the LOC120417128 gene encoding secretory carrier-associated membrane protein 2 isoform X2, with the translated sequence MSGFDDNPFGEPIVDNPFADPSIQAVRNNSANAQQTLDDYDPFSSESTNARSNQPQQPATLQPSSQTVPAYSQSGAQYSSNASVPGAGPSPAAMTQISTAELQRRQDELEKKAQELERREAELMNSANASRPNNWPPLPSFCPVQPCFYHDINIDIPTEFQKIVQNLYYLWMFYALVMVVNILGGLVILFHSGDFRTFGLGMFYAILFTPASFLCWYRPAYKAFKNDSSFNFMMFFFIFFFQTLVTIVQTIGFPGSGTCGIIMAITQFGGGGIGILVGIFVLAIAFGYGACAAGNIFMLSKIHAIYRSGTETNRITMDKARQEFQSGFFGNQIVRDAAAGAARATVQSQFNQNSAY